A region from the Vibrio navarrensis genome encodes:
- a CDS encoding alpha-amylase family glycosyl hydrolase — protein MKQVLTTLSLAVATALLAGCNSSSNVEKLPSTNAYQCDVAATDKADDLRIYQVMVESFVNGNEQIGHGTGYGTSHHMGDIQGIIDSLDYIQSLGMNGIWLTPIFNSVPKAGQDHWADRLDATGYFATNYFEIDPRFGTMDDARRLVEEAHARGLYVFFDGVFGHHKGNVVASPTGKLPAGGNNPVDYPESLAFYQEVAQFWVKELKIDGWRLDQAYQVPTEAWVEIRKAVDDASKSVTYTNNKGENVNPLGYMVAEIWAGENRITETGYGSGENPALCSAFDFPVRYRLVETFAVNEAGVGGKSGEWLAEGMDLHALYPSHAQPNLMIGNHDLVRFGDLLQRGNIAEPQDAEYWLRHKAVFAFQAAYTGPITLYYGDEIGDQVDNFAAKVEQDCAVKGLCDDHVARSSGKVEGVTATLNANEQDLKQYVQKLMTLRSNHPALAKGKRVNVLADNKVYADHKSTADESILYVANLGKGLQYLQLSDEKVGSTGSLTDLLTGEEIKLIDGQYLVSLNPLEARFLKINQPSAVGPKVAKAAMASGIGEGFMAQCNNPTLDESGPIRKKLYVVGDFSDSAWQHQDHRQFEYKGDGVYQVVTNEKPGSYRMQYAAKTWTPQFTAKGLSLKLGQDNPLIKGGYGKDTAVTIMAEGRYVWSLQFDQQGTPLKVMASKCAE, from the coding sequence GTGAAACAGGTACTCACCACACTTTCATTGGCGGTTGCCACCGCCTTGCTGGCCGGTTGTAACTCATCCTCCAATGTCGAGAAACTGCCCAGCACCAACGCCTACCAATGCGATGTCGCCGCGACGGATAAAGCGGACGATCTGCGTATCTACCAAGTCATGGTGGAGAGCTTTGTCAACGGCAACGAGCAAATTGGCCACGGCACTGGCTACGGCACCAGCCACCATATGGGCGATATTCAGGGCATCATTGACTCGCTTGATTACATCCAATCGTTGGGGATGAACGGCATTTGGCTCACACCAATCTTTAACTCCGTACCAAAAGCGGGGCAAGATCACTGGGCAGATCGCCTTGACGCCACCGGTTATTTTGCCACCAACTATTTTGAAATAGACCCACGTTTTGGCACCATGGACGACGCACGCCGATTGGTCGAAGAAGCCCACGCACGCGGCTTATACGTCTTCTTTGATGGCGTGTTTGGTCACCACAAAGGCAACGTGGTCGCCTCACCGACAGGCAAGCTTCCGGCTGGAGGCAACAACCCAGTAGACTACCCTGAAAGCCTCGCGTTCTATCAGGAAGTAGCACAATTTTGGGTCAAAGAACTCAAGATTGACGGTTGGCGCCTAGACCAAGCGTACCAAGTGCCGACAGAGGCCTGGGTGGAGATCCGCAAAGCCGTAGATGATGCCTCAAAAAGTGTCACTTACACCAATAACAAAGGGGAAAACGTCAACCCACTGGGCTACATGGTGGCCGAGATTTGGGCGGGTGAAAACCGCATCACCGAAACTGGCTATGGTAGCGGAGAAAATCCCGCACTCTGCTCCGCTTTTGACTTCCCGGTACGCTATCGCCTAGTCGAAACCTTTGCGGTGAATGAGGCGGGCGTAGGCGGTAAATCGGGCGAATGGCTGGCAGAAGGTATGGACTTACATGCGCTTTATCCAAGCCATGCTCAGCCGAACCTGATGATCGGCAACCATGACTTAGTCCGCTTTGGCGATCTCTTGCAGCGCGGCAACATCGCCGAGCCACAAGATGCTGAATACTGGCTGCGCCACAAAGCGGTCTTCGCTTTCCAAGCGGCTTACACTGGGCCAATCACCCTCTACTACGGCGATGAGATTGGCGATCAGGTCGATAATTTCGCCGCAAAAGTAGAACAAGATTGCGCGGTTAAAGGCTTATGTGACGATCACGTTGCTCGCTCCAGCGGCAAAGTGGAAGGCGTAACGGCGACGTTGAATGCCAACGAGCAAGACCTCAAACAGTACGTGCAAAAACTAATGACGCTGCGTAGCAACCATCCGGCCCTTGCCAAAGGCAAGCGGGTCAATGTTCTGGCTGACAACAAAGTCTACGCGGATCATAAAAGCACGGCTGACGAATCAATTCTCTACGTGGCGAATCTCGGCAAAGGGCTGCAATATTTGCAACTGAGCGATGAAAAAGTGGGATCAACGGGCAGCTTGACCGATCTGTTGACCGGTGAGGAGATCAAACTGATCGACGGGCAATATCTGGTCTCGCTCAACCCACTTGAAGCACGCTTCCTCAAGATCAATCAACCTTCGGCAGTTGGCCCTAAAGTTGCCAAAGCGGCGATGGCCAGTGGCATCGGTGAAGGCTTCATGGCGCAGTGCAATAACCCAACGCTCGATGAGAGTGGACCTATCCGCAAAAAACTCTACGTGGTTGGCGATTTCAGCGATTCGGCTTGGCAGCACCAAGATCATCGCCAGTTTGAGTACAAAGGCGACGGCGTTTACCAAGTGGTGACCAACGAAAAACCGGGCAGCTACCGTATGCAGTATGCCGCTAAAACCTGGACTCCTCAGTTCACCGCCAAAGGGCTGAGTCTGAAATTAGGCCAAGATAACCCATTGATTAAAGGCGGCTATGGTAAAGATACCGCGGTGACCATCATGGCGGAGGGCCGCTACGTTTGGAGTTTGCAATTTGACCAACAAGGTACGCCACTCAAAGTAATGGCGTCCAAATGTGCTGAGTAA
- a CDS encoding LTA synthase family protein: protein MRKLNLGPLHPILAFSAVALGILSTSRVLLAVWQADRVSAAEGWLNLIVQGIRVDIATLSWLFILPALLAALFPVQGIFGKIWRTLLRLWLVAGLWILVYMELATPPFIMEYDLRPNRLFVEYLIYPKEVFSMLWSGYKLELFIGLIGSVATLWFGWKWSGKVTAQTQQVKWRWRPVLAVAVVILGVLGARSSLGHRPLNPAMVAFSSDPLVNDLVLNSAYSVFFAVNNMKSERSAAQFYGKMDTDRVIDLVKQSSAKENYLPGSLPTLNFNPATHQGTKKNLVILLQESLGSRFVGGLGGLPLTPNLDQLLKEGWSFTQMYATGTRSVRGIEAVTTGFPPTPSRAVVKLSKSQTGFFTIADLLQKQGYHTQFIYGGEAHFDNMKSFFLGNGFEQIVDEPQYDNPEFKGSWGVSDEDLYTKADQEFTRLNQQGKPFFSLVFTSSNHSPFEYPAGKIEPYDAQFNTRNNTVKYSDYALGTFFDKAKKSDYWDNTVFIIIADHDARVYGSQLVPVEHFHIPALILGKDIAPREDDRLANNLDMPPTLLSLIGVDATTPMIGRDLTKPLAREDERAMMQFDKNFGYLTRDSLVVFSPGEKVSTYQYNFADKTLTPKDATPEDIERAKAHALLGSMAYKYNWYSADAAH, encoded by the coding sequence ATGCGCAAACTGAATTTGGGCCCATTACATCCTATTTTGGCGTTTAGCGCCGTTGCTTTGGGCATTCTCTCCACATCTAGAGTGCTGCTTGCCGTTTGGCAAGCAGACCGAGTGAGTGCCGCTGAAGGTTGGCTCAATCTCATCGTGCAAGGTATTCGGGTCGATATTGCCACGCTCAGTTGGCTATTTATCCTGCCAGCACTGCTGGCTGCGCTTTTTCCCGTGCAAGGCATCTTCGGTAAGATTTGGCGAACACTGCTGCGTCTTTGGTTGGTGGCCGGTTTGTGGATACTTGTTTACATGGAGCTCGCCACACCGCCTTTCATCATGGAATACGATCTGCGGCCAAACCGTTTGTTTGTTGAATACCTGATTTACCCCAAAGAAGTGTTCAGCATGCTCTGGTCGGGTTACAAACTGGAGCTGTTTATCGGTTTGATCGGCTCTGTCGCGACCTTGTGGTTTGGCTGGAAATGGAGCGGGAAAGTCACGGCGCAAACTCAGCAAGTCAAGTGGCGCTGGCGTCCCGTATTGGCGGTCGCTGTTGTCATTCTTGGAGTGCTCGGCGCACGTTCATCACTAGGCCATCGACCGCTCAACCCGGCGATGGTGGCATTCTCCAGCGATCCATTGGTCAATGATCTTGTGCTGAACTCAGCTTACTCGGTCTTTTTTGCTGTCAACAATATGAAATCCGAGCGAAGCGCGGCGCAATTTTATGGCAAGATGGATACCGATCGCGTTATTGACTTGGTGAAACAATCTTCCGCCAAAGAGAACTATCTGCCTGGCAGCTTACCAACGCTAAACTTTAACCCTGCCACACATCAGGGCACAAAGAAAAACCTTGTGATCTTATTGCAAGAGAGCTTAGGTTCACGTTTTGTTGGTGGATTGGGCGGCTTGCCGCTGACGCCAAATTTGGATCAGCTGCTTAAAGAAGGCTGGAGCTTTACTCAAATGTACGCAACAGGAACGCGTTCTGTTCGGGGCATTGAGGCGGTAACCACGGGTTTCCCACCGACACCATCACGCGCTGTGGTCAAACTGAGCAAAAGCCAAACTGGCTTTTTCACCATCGCGGATTTACTGCAAAAGCAGGGATATCACACCCAATTCATTTACGGTGGCGAAGCGCACTTCGATAACATGAAAAGCTTTTTCCTCGGCAATGGCTTTGAACAGATTGTCGATGAGCCTCAATATGATAACCCTGAGTTCAAAGGCTCTTGGGGGGTGAGTGATGAAGATCTCTACACCAAAGCGGATCAAGAGTTCACTCGGCTCAATCAACAAGGTAAACCTTTCTTCAGCTTAGTCTTTACCTCGAGCAACCACAGCCCGTTTGAGTATCCCGCTGGTAAGATTGAGCCGTATGATGCCCAGTTCAATACGCGCAACAATACGGTGAAATACTCAGATTACGCACTCGGCACTTTCTTCGATAAAGCGAAAAAATCAGACTACTGGGATAACACCGTGTTCATCATCATCGCCGATCACGATGCACGCGTGTACGGTTCACAGCTCGTTCCCGTGGAGCATTTCCATATCCCGGCGTTGATTCTGGGTAAAGACATAGCTCCGAGAGAAGACGATCGCTTGGCGAATAACTTAGATATGCCACCAACCTTACTCTCTTTGATTGGAGTGGATGCGACGACACCGATGATCGGTCGAGATTTAACTAAGCCTCTCGCGCGTGAAGATGAACGAGCCATGATGCAGTTTGATAAAAACTTTGGCTATCTCACTCGTGATAGTTTGGTGGTGTTCTCACCGGGCGAAAAAGTGTCGACTTACCAATACAACTTTGCCGATAAAACGCTCACGCCCAAAGACGCTACCCCAGAGGATATTGAACGAGCCAAAGCTCATGCTTTGTTAGGTTCGATGGCGTACAAATATAATTGGTACAGCGCTGACGCCGCTCACTAA
- a CDS encoding phosphoethanolamine transferase, which produces MMLNRIKTATKGEFSYLSFTFLMALYFTLVVNLPVYKELLSIFTKLDTVKIGFAISIPLFFLAALNLIFNLLSWPWLSKPLFVLLLIVSSMVSYAGYNYGTLFDYSMIANIFETDSSEAGSYLSRYSLLWSLFMGILPALWVCRIKLSLDGSLPKMVLHKLIGILASLAVIAVIAGLYYQDYASVGRNNSYLKKMIIPTQYVYSATKYVRDTYFTTPQPYKEQGLDAKQSDQALAQAQTKPTLLVFVMGETARSQNYQLNGYERATNPYTSQFDVISFQDVSSCGTATAVSVPCLFSNLTRANFERSVADNQDNVLDILNRAGVSLLWKENDGGDKGVARNIPSMTVDRSRKDAMCNGSTCFDMALLENFDQEVASMQGNRMIALHLIGSHGPTYFQRYPKEHAVFMPDCPRADIENCSVEQITNSYDNTIRYSDYVIAQTIEKLQSLEEQFNTALIYVSDHGESLGENGLFLHGMPYSLAPEYQTKVPLMLWMSSGFKKTKNVNESCLKAAAQQTDTYSHDYIFHSLTGIMDVQTEEYNSRLDLFSACRS; this is translated from the coding sequence ATGATGTTGAACAGAATTAAAACCGCCACAAAAGGCGAATTCTCCTATCTCTCCTTCACTTTTTTGATGGCGCTCTATTTTACACTGGTGGTTAACCTACCGGTTTATAAAGAGTTGTTATCTATTTTCACTAAGCTGGACACGGTTAAAATTGGCTTTGCCATTTCCATTCCATTGTTCTTTCTGGCGGCGCTCAATCTGATCTTCAACCTATTGAGTTGGCCTTGGCTGAGTAAGCCGCTTTTTGTCCTGTTGCTGATTGTATCGAGCATGGTGAGCTACGCAGGGTACAACTACGGCACCTTGTTTGATTACAGCATGATTGCCAATATCTTCGAGACCGACAGCAGCGAAGCGGGTTCTTACCTCAGTCGTTACTCGCTTCTCTGGAGCCTATTCATGGGCATTTTGCCAGCCCTGTGGGTGTGTCGCATAAAGCTATCGCTTGATGGCTCCTTGCCGAAAATGGTGCTGCACAAATTGATCGGCATTCTGGCCTCTTTGGCGGTGATTGCCGTTATCGCTGGACTCTACTATCAGGATTACGCCTCGGTCGGTCGCAATAACAGCTACCTGAAAAAAATGATCATCCCGACGCAGTATGTTTACAGTGCAACTAAGTATGTGCGGGATACCTATTTCACCACGCCACAGCCTTATAAAGAGCAGGGCTTAGATGCGAAACAGTCTGATCAAGCGCTTGCCCAAGCACAAACCAAGCCCACGTTGCTGGTGTTTGTGATGGGCGAGACGGCTCGCTCGCAAAACTACCAATTAAATGGTTATGAGCGTGCAACCAATCCTTATACCAGCCAGTTTGATGTCATCTCATTCCAAGATGTCAGTTCTTGCGGTACGGCAACAGCCGTCTCTGTTCCTTGTCTATTCTCCAACCTAACTCGTGCAAATTTCGAACGTTCCGTGGCAGATAATCAAGACAATGTGCTGGATATTTTAAATCGTGCTGGTGTTTCTCTATTGTGGAAAGAAAACGATGGCGGTGACAAAGGCGTTGCACGAAACATTCCTTCCATGACGGTTGATCGTTCGCGCAAAGATGCCATGTGTAATGGCAGTACCTGCTTTGATATGGCGTTGCTGGAAAACTTTGATCAAGAAGTCGCCAGCATGCAAGGCAACCGTATGATTGCGCTGCACCTTATCGGTAGCCATGGCCCGACCTACTTCCAACGTTACCCCAAAGAACACGCAGTGTTCATGCCCGACTGCCCTCGCGCTGATATCGAAAACTGCAGCGTAGAGCAGATCACTAACAGCTACGACAACACAATTCGCTACTCCGACTATGTGATTGCTCAGACGATTGAGAAATTGCAAAGCCTCGAAGAGCAATTTAATACCGCGCTGATTTATGTTTCGGATCACGGCGAATCGCTTGGGGAAAATGGGCTCTTCCTACACGGCATGCCGTACAGCTTAGCGCCAGAGTACCAAACTAAAGTGCCATTGATGCTCTGGATGTCTTCAGGTTTTAAAAAAACCAAAAATGTGAACGAAAGCTGCCTAAAAGCCGCGGCTCAACAAACAGATACCTATTCACATGACTATATTTTCCATTCATTGACTGGGATAATGGACGTCCAAACTGAAGAGTATAACTCTCGGCTTGATCTCTTCTCTGCGTGCCGTTCATAA
- a CDS encoding diacylglycerol kinase has protein sequence MKPGKTGIRRIVDASGYSIQGLKAAWLHEAAFRQEMILTTLLSIVAFLLPVTHVERILLISSLLLVVIVELLNSAVEAVVDRIGSEHHELSGRAKDIGSAAVFVALALTLFVWSSVLLA, from the coding sequence TTGAAACCAGGAAAAACTGGCATTCGCCGTATCGTTGATGCAAGCGGTTACTCCATTCAAGGGCTTAAAGCCGCTTGGTTGCACGAAGCCGCATTTAGACAAGAGATGATTTTGACCACGCTCCTTTCCATCGTGGCCTTTCTCTTACCAGTGACTCATGTCGAACGCATTTTGCTTATTTCCAGTCTCCTGCTGGTGGTGATTGTTGAACTGCTGAACTCTGCTGTAGAGGCAGTGGTTGACCGTATTGGTAGCGAGCATCATGAACTAAGTGGACGAGCCAAAGACATCGGCTCGGCGGCGGTTTTTGTTGCGCTGGCTCTGACACTGTTTGTTTGGTCTTCGGTATTACTGGCATGA
- a CDS encoding ATP-binding protein, with product MKRLYLEAFCGLVILFFATLWGYETVVYHWNTDYDQILEQYQAEAFHQLLEPAFEEKGDLYVTQQIRQYAASTRTVLTLFDPMALPAEVDNAFADSALQVYFDHDRNLWLRFDDTSMVYHLTEDIHSPLRQAIDFADNLIWVFFMLGFALYCVLLIWFLSRRVRELERVTLAFASGDLSVRAKTTSRYSVGSLNKSFNIMADKIANLITSNRMLTNAVAHELRTPIFRLQWQADLLADSELSQTQRKSVSSMVEDIDEMEHMVEEMLYYAKMERPQANIQTQSIILSSWFTTLQQRWQSETSHSVGIELQTPLSSVHIDPHLVKRALDNLVRNAMRYAKSRIVLTIFTDEDQLTVEVHDDGPGISEKDWPYLFDAFYSVDKSRNKSTSGYGLGLAIVKQITTVHQGSVDVAHSLYGGACFIVRVRHNAVTQNKLH from the coding sequence ATGAAACGCCTCTACCTCGAAGCATTCTGTGGCTTAGTTATTCTGTTTTTTGCCACGCTGTGGGGCTATGAAACCGTGGTTTATCATTGGAATACGGACTACGACCAGATCCTCGAACAGTATCAGGCAGAGGCGTTTCATCAGTTGCTCGAACCCGCCTTTGAGGAAAAAGGCGATTTGTACGTAACGCAACAGATCCGTCAATACGCGGCATCAACACGCACTGTGCTGACTCTGTTTGATCCTATGGCACTGCCCGCTGAAGTGGACAACGCCTTTGCCGATAGCGCCTTGCAAGTCTACTTTGATCACGATCGCAACCTATGGTTGCGTTTTGACGATACCTCCATGGTCTATCATCTGACCGAGGATATTCACTCTCCACTTAGACAAGCCATTGATTTTGCAGACAACCTCATTTGGGTTTTCTTTATGCTGGGGTTTGCGCTCTACTGCGTGTTACTGATCTGGTTTTTGAGCCGCCGCGTGCGCGAATTGGAACGAGTCACCTTAGCTTTTGCCTCCGGCGACCTTTCAGTACGCGCCAAAACCACCAGCCGTTATTCGGTCGGAAGCCTCAACAAAAGCTTTAACATCATGGCCGATAAAATTGCCAATTTGATCACCAGCAATCGCATGCTGACCAACGCGGTGGCTCATGAACTGCGCACCCCCATCTTCCGTTTGCAATGGCAAGCCGATCTCTTAGCGGACTCTGAACTGAGTCAAACCCAGCGCAAATCCGTATCGAGCATGGTGGAAGATATTGATGAAATGGAACACATGGTAGAGGAAATGCTCTACTACGCCAAAATGGAGCGCCCTCAGGCCAATATTCAAACTCAATCCATTATTCTTTCATCTTGGTTTACCACTTTGCAGCAAAGATGGCAGAGCGAAACGTCTCATTCGGTAGGCATCGAGTTGCAAACACCCCTTTCATCGGTACACATCGATCCCCACCTTGTCAAACGAGCACTGGATAACTTGGTTCGTAACGCCATGCGCTACGCCAAATCACGCATCGTCTTGACCATCTTCACAGACGAAGATCAGCTGACGGTCGAAGTTCACGATGATGGCCCCGGCATCAGCGAAAAAGACTGGCCCTACTTATTTGATGCCTTTTACAGCGTGGACAAATCACGCAACAAGTCGACCAGCGGTTATGGCCTTGGGTTAGCGATTGTCAAACAGATCACCACTGTTCATCAAGGCAGTGTTGATGTCGCTCACAGCCTTTATGGTGGTGCTTGTTTTATCGTGCGCGTACGTCACAACGCGGTCACGCAAAATAAATTGCACTAA
- a CDS encoding response regulator, with protein sequence MAENPKLIIVEDDIKLQQMLGDYFQSQGFTVITTDNGLDAPSLILQEKPCIVLLDLMLPGQDGLSVCRQIRDSYFGKILMLTASDDDFDHVAALEMGADDYVNKPIKPRVLLARIRMLLRRPDVTVHEESNHCQFGVLKLNRIRKECQIAERVVSLTDGEFDLLWLLARSAEQVLSREWLTKNLRGIEYDGVDRTIDNRIVTLRKKLDDTTPARKILTVRSKGYMFMPDVWE encoded by the coding sequence ATGGCAGAAAACCCTAAGTTGATCATTGTTGAAGACGACATCAAGTTACAACAAATGTTGGGTGACTATTTTCAGTCACAAGGATTTACCGTGATCACGACCGATAATGGCTTGGATGCCCCATCGCTGATTTTGCAAGAAAAACCGTGCATCGTTTTGCTCGATCTTATGCTGCCAGGCCAAGACGGTTTAAGCGTCTGCCGACAAATTCGTGATAGCTACTTTGGCAAAATTCTCATGCTTACCGCCAGTGATGACGATTTTGACCACGTCGCGGCACTGGAAATGGGCGCCGATGATTATGTCAATAAACCGATTAAACCGCGCGTATTATTAGCCCGGATCAGAATGCTGCTCCGCCGCCCAGATGTTACGGTCCATGAAGAGAGCAACCACTGCCAATTTGGCGTACTCAAACTCAACCGAATTCGCAAAGAGTGTCAGATTGCCGAGCGTGTCGTCAGCCTGACCGACGGTGAGTTTGACTTACTTTGGCTATTAGCCAGGTCCGCAGAGCAAGTGCTCTCCCGAGAATGGCTGACCAAAAACTTACGCGGTATCGAATACGACGGCGTCGATAGAACCATAGACAATCGCATTGTCACACTGCGTAAGAAGCTCGACGACACCACTCCAGCGAGAAAGATCCTCACCGTACGAAGTAAAGGCTATATGTTTATGCCGGATGTGTGGGAGTAA
- a CDS encoding NAD(P)-dependent oxidoreductase: protein MKVAVLGASGWIGSQIVEEAVTRGHQVIALVRNPSAIERQDVEVRQLDVLTEQDFAQALQGVDTVIASIGGRAAGNHDMVERSAAKLLEQLPNAGVKRLLWVGGAGSLEVAPGVQLVTVPDFPAEYKDEALAQSQALQVFRNSDSPLNWTFVSPAAEIFPGEKVGQFRVGGDQLLTDAQGHSKISVADFASAMLDELETAKHAKQRISVAY from the coding sequence ATGAAAGTAGCGGTATTAGGTGCATCTGGCTGGATTGGTAGCCAAATCGTAGAAGAAGCAGTAACTCGTGGTCATCAAGTCATCGCACTGGTGCGCAATCCAAGCGCCATCGAACGCCAAGACGTTGAAGTGCGCCAGTTGGATGTGCTCACAGAGCAAGATTTCGCGCAAGCACTACAAGGGGTAGACACCGTTATCGCCTCCATTGGCGGTCGCGCGGCAGGCAACCACGATATGGTTGAACGCTCGGCAGCAAAACTGCTGGAACAACTGCCAAACGCAGGTGTAAAGCGCCTACTGTGGGTCGGCGGCGCAGGGTCACTGGAAGTTGCCCCTGGCGTTCAACTGGTCACTGTACCCGATTTTCCAGCGGAGTATAAAGATGAAGCATTAGCCCAGTCGCAAGCATTGCAAGTGTTTCGCAACAGTGACTCACCGCTCAATTGGACTTTTGTTAGCCCAGCGGCTGAAATCTTCCCGGGCGAAAAAGTGGGCCAGTTCCGAGTCGGCGGCGACCAATTGCTGACCGATGCACAAGGCCACAGCAAGATTTCTGTTGCGGACTTCGCCAGCGCCATGCTGGATGAGCTGGAGACAGCGAAACACGCTAAGCAACGTATTTCTGTTGCCTATTAA
- a CDS encoding LysR family transcriptional regulator, giving the protein MDKLEAIKSFIEVANCRSFTQAAEALNLSRLQVSRHIQEMEAWLQQRLLHRTTRKVSLTDAGEQAYVRCQRILDEAAALQVEALSRSQALGGLIRVSAPIGFSQHLLIDAVCAFTQLHPQVTVDILASDKFSQLVDERVDVALRYTNQPDESLIARKLMAIETVICASEEYLQRHSPIEQPQDLRQHNCLVHLSSVLWRFVADNQVTEVEVKGSIRANDMGTLLGAAKAGHGIVRLPCDLANPLLQQGKLQVVLRDYHVPGSSLWAVYLSRSYQTPVVRQFIDFIAQRWGEDAQRWQVPSAC; this is encoded by the coding sequence ATGGATAAGTTGGAAGCGATAAAGAGCTTTATTGAGGTGGCGAATTGCCGCAGTTTTACCCAAGCGGCGGAAGCGCTCAATCTCAGCCGATTACAGGTGTCGCGGCATATTCAAGAGATGGAAGCGTGGTTGCAGCAGCGTCTTTTGCACCGCACAACCAGAAAAGTCAGCCTGACCGACGCCGGCGAACAGGCTTATGTGCGCTGCCAACGCATTCTCGATGAGGCTGCGGCGTTGCAAGTGGAAGCGTTGAGTCGATCTCAGGCGCTAGGCGGTTTGATCCGCGTGTCAGCGCCGATCGGTTTTTCCCAGCATTTATTGATTGATGCAGTGTGTGCGTTCACCCAGCTTCATCCGCAAGTGACGGTGGACATTCTCGCCTCGGATAAGTTTTCCCAGTTGGTGGATGAACGAGTTGATGTGGCGCTGCGCTATACCAACCAGCCTGACGAGAGTTTAATTGCGAGAAAACTGATGGCGATCGAGACAGTGATTTGCGCCTCGGAGGAATATTTACAACGCCACTCGCCAATAGAACAGCCTCAAGATCTGCGCCAGCACAACTGTTTGGTGCATCTGAGTTCGGTGCTGTGGCGTTTTGTTGCGGATAACCAAGTGACGGAAGTGGAAGTGAAAGGCAGCATTCGCGCCAACGATATGGGCACTTTGCTTGGTGCGGCGAAGGCAGGGCATGGGATTGTTCGCTTGCCCTGCGATCTGGCCAATCCGCTACTGCAACAGGGGAAGCTACAGGTGGTGCTGCGAGATTATCACGTGCCTGGCTCATCGCTGTGGGCGGTCTACCTTTCTCGCAGCTATCAGACGCCAGTCGTCAGACAGTTTATCGATTTTATCGCTCAACGCTGGGGAGAAGATGCACAACGATGGCAAGTGCCGAGTGCGTGCTAA
- a CDS encoding isoamylase early set domain-containing protein, which translates to MLKKRFFKTKDEVEVTFEVEQEHWESAQVAGDFNNWQPEPMTLVKKSGQFKFKTRLPKEQKIEFRYLFNEDKWENDPQADGYVANGFGSDNSLVLTSE; encoded by the coding sequence ATGTTAAAGAAACGCTTTTTCAAGACAAAAGATGAAGTCGAGGTGACTTTTGAAGTCGAACAGGAACACTGGGAAAGCGCGCAGGTGGCCGGGGATTTCAATAATTGGCAACCTGAACCAATGACGTTGGTGAAGAAAAGCGGCCAATTTAAGTTCAAAACTCGTTTGCCCAAGGAACAAAAAATCGAGTTCCGCTATCTGTTTAACGAAGACAAATGGGAAAACGATCCTCAAGCCGATGGTTATGTCGCCAACGGTTTTGGTAGTGATAACAGCTTAGTTTTAACCAGCGAGTAA
- the ribB gene encoding 3,4-dihydroxy-2-butanone-4-phosphate synthase, whose amino-acid sequence MNQSSLLAEFGDAITRVETALFALQQGRGVLLLDDEDRENEGDIIYSVDHLTTEQMALMIRECSGIVCLCLTDEQANKLELPPMVVNNNSANQTAFTVSIEAKHGVTTGVSAQDRVTTIKTAANPQAKADDLARPGHVFPLRARPGGVLARRGHTEGTVDLMQMAGLSPAGVLCELTNPDGSMAKTPEIIAFGKLHDMPILTIEDMVSYRKQYDLKLA is encoded by the coding sequence ATGAATCAGTCATCACTACTTGCCGAATTTGGCGATGCTATCACGCGTGTTGAAACGGCGCTCTTTGCGTTACAACAAGGCCGTGGCGTGCTGCTTTTAGACGATGAAGATCGCGAAAATGAAGGCGACATTATCTATTCCGTCGATCATCTGACCACAGAACAGATGGCGCTGATGATCCGTGAATGCAGTGGCATCGTCTGTCTATGTTTGACCGACGAGCAAGCCAATAAGCTGGAACTGCCACCTATGGTGGTCAACAACAACAGCGCCAATCAAACTGCGTTTACCGTCTCGATTGAAGCCAAACACGGCGTCACAACCGGCGTTTCCGCACAAGATCGTGTCACGACGATTAAAACCGCGGCCAATCCACAGGCAAAGGCTGACGATTTAGCTCGTCCTGGGCACGTTTTTCCTCTGCGTGCTCGCCCTGGCGGCGTGCTTGCGCGTCGCGGACACACGGAAGGTACGGTGGATCTGATGCAAATGGCGGGGTTATCTCCTGCTGGTGTGCTGTGCGAGTTAACCAACCCCGATGGCAGTATGGCGAAAACGCCAGAGATCATCGCCTTTGGCAAACTGCACGATATGCCGATACTGACGATTGAAGATATGGTTAGCTACCGTAAGCAGTACGATCTTAAACTGGCGTAA